In one Janibacter cremeus genomic region, the following are encoded:
- a CDS encoding serine/threonine-protein kinase — MTTQVLGEEPSPEERGEATVSHFETIGRYRVLQELGQGGMGIVHLALDERGRAVAVKVLRPHVAHDEDARSRLAREVDTLARVRSDRIAPVFDADLEGDRPYIVTRYVPGPSLDQLVRDEGPLDPQALLSLARGLVDALRAIHRVGVIHRDLKPGNVLMLDGAPVVIDFGIAHVAESSRMTMTGLVMGTPGYLSPELVEGGDVTAATDWWGWAATLVFAATGRPPFGRGGMEAVLARVARGEADLRDVDPGLAPLLYACFDPDQSRRPDADEVLTALDAWANGRPVTEVLPQRTRTLEQGATQVVTPAPAPVEPPSPWGQGDWRDPNPRPAPVSAPPQANQQWPGMAAGDPDRPGDPRIGRPRRSDVLAALLAVLVAIFAAAPWVGMALALVWSWLARTVDLSMTSTVRRRHRSGRRRSDGVVAALASPWHLLTGALQALVSALLPLAVGAAGVLVTALGQSALDGLGVRLESPLPLAVGALLALLVGWWGPGGPGLRRGSRSLARSVTGIPVVRLVVIAVLVVIAVGVLGALFAGALDITWWPGTLSPLPGPEQLPTR, encoded by the coding sequence ATGACGACACAGGTGCTCGGGGAAGAACCGTCCCCGGAGGAGCGTGGTGAGGCCACGGTGTCGCACTTCGAGACGATCGGGCGCTACCGCGTGCTGCAGGAGCTCGGGCAGGGCGGCATGGGCATCGTCCACCTGGCCCTCGACGAGCGCGGGCGCGCCGTCGCCGTCAAGGTGCTGCGCCCGCACGTGGCCCACGACGAGGACGCCCGTTCGCGGTTGGCCCGCGAGGTCGACACGCTCGCCAGGGTGCGCTCGGACCGGATCGCCCCGGTCTTCGACGCGGACCTCGAGGGCGATCGTCCCTACATCGTCACCCGCTACGTTCCCGGGCCGAGCCTCGACCAGCTCGTGCGCGACGAGGGGCCGCTCGACCCGCAGGCCCTGCTCTCCCTGGCACGCGGGCTCGTCGACGCCCTGCGCGCCATCCACCGCGTCGGCGTGATCCACCGGGACCTCAAGCCCGGCAACGTCCTCATGCTCGACGGCGCCCCCGTCGTCATCGACTTCGGCATCGCCCACGTGGCCGAGAGCTCGCGGATGACGATGACCGGCCTGGTCATGGGCACCCCCGGCTACCTCTCGCCCGAGCTGGTCGAGGGCGGTGACGTCACCGCGGCCACGGACTGGTGGGGGTGGGCCGCCACCCTCGTCTTCGCGGCGACGGGACGACCCCCCTTCGGCCGGGGCGGCATGGAGGCCGTCCTCGCCCGGGTCGCCCGCGGTGAGGCGGACCTGCGCGACGTCGACCCCGGGCTCGCCCCGCTCCTGTACGCCTGCTTCGACCCGGACCAGTCACGGCGTCCCGACGCCGACGAGGTGCTCACGGCTCTCGACGCCTGGGCCAACGGCCGTCCGGTGACCGAGGTCCTGCCGCAGCGCACCCGCACGCTCGAGCAGGGAGCGACGCAGGTCGTGACGCCCGCCCCGGCGCCGGTCGAGCCGCCCTCCCCGTGGGGGCAGGGCGACTGGCGCGACCCGAACCCCCGTCCCGCGCCGGTGAGCGCACCACCGCAGGCGAACCAGCAGTGGCCGGGCATGGCGGCGGGCGACCCGGACCGCCCGGGCGACCCGCGGATCGGTCGTCCCCGGCGCTCCGACGTCCTCGCCGCGCTGCTGGCCGTCCTCGTCGCGATCTTCGCCGCTGCCCCGTGGGTGGGCATGGCCCTGGCCCTCGTGTGGTCGTGGCTGGCCCGCACCGTCGACCTGTCGATGACGAGCACCGTGCGGCGGCGTCACCGCTCCGGGCGACGCCGCAGCGACGGGGTCGTTGCCGCGTTGGCGAGCCCGTGGCACCTGCTCACCGGTGCGCTCCAGGCGCTGGTGTCGGCGCTGCTACCCCTCGCCGTCGGTGCCGCCGGCGTCCTCGTGACGGCGCTCGGGCAGAGCGCGCTCGACGGGCTCGGCGTGCGGCTGGAGTCGCCGCTCCCGCTGGCCGTGGGCGCGCTGCTCGCGCTGCTCGTCGGGTGGTGGGGCCCGGGCGGCCCGGGCCTGCGTCGCGGCAGCCGCAGCCTCGCGCGCAGCGTCACCGGCATCCCGGTCGTGCGCCTCGTGGTCATCGCCGTGCTCGTGGTCATCGCCGTCGGGGTCCTCGGCGCCCTCTTCGCCGGTGCGCTCGACATCACGTGGTGGCCCGGCACCCTCTCGCCCCTACCCGGACCGGAGCAGCTGCCCACCCGATGA
- a CDS encoding threonine/serine exporter family protein has protein sequence MQDPITDDLTPQQRAARDSARESSASEQTAVAVPVTKRRRDSRFRPAEKTQAVPRPRQEPRPEERKEKPGRNKPVPRPAAKPKREKAAPTPRREHRSRLRPLLRGEEPTQTIPLRGSLRGTPYRDPRVTRAVAEEQAATTALDLALRVAELMLRSGSSSSGVETAAIAVGVAAGLEDLDVDLTMQSLHMQCRTPSGQTISRLRVVRQPRQDFARLAMVHALVDDLISGDIDVEQADAKIKEINTTRRTWSRWVVALGEGSVAGGVALILGASILGVLLAMLSGVLIIMLAGWVARIDLPDFYLGALGGALATVIAFLAYVYGPINGADFAFVVAGGIVALLPSRTLTSATEDLLSGFPVTGTARLFAVMFHTLGLIIGVASGLGISLQLAVALELGFEPPGIDKLAWASAPVPIVIGGAVFIGFAGALTLQNNPRMLPPAAILCALGVTVALASTDAGLGRVTSTGLAAVVIGFFARLIALRMDSPPITLFVPASFGLYPGLGIFIGLYHLTSSAGGYNLEGGLVSVFSSLGVIMAIATGATLGDRLATPLDAPVAQRRKQAVEAESDRRTDEGWEIV, from the coding sequence GTGCAGGACCCCATCACCGACGACCTGACCCCCCAGCAGCGTGCCGCTCGTGACTCCGCTCGGGAGTCGTCGGCGTCCGAGCAGACGGCGGTGGCCGTGCCGGTGACGAAGCGGCGCCGTGACTCGCGCTTCCGTCCTGCGGAGAAGACGCAGGCGGTGCCCCGGCCGCGCCAGGAGCCCAGGCCCGAGGAGCGCAAGGAGAAGCCCGGCCGGAACAAGCCGGTGCCCCGGCCGGCGGCCAAGCCGAAGCGGGAGAAGGCGGCGCCCACGCCGCGCCGGGAGCACCGCTCGCGGTTGCGCCCGCTGCTGCGCGGGGAGGAGCCGACGCAGACGATCCCGCTGCGAGGCTCCCTGCGCGGCACCCCCTACCGTGACCCGCGTGTCACGCGCGCGGTCGCGGAGGAGCAAGCCGCGACGACCGCCCTCGACCTCGCGCTGCGCGTCGCCGAGCTGATGCTGCGCTCCGGCTCCAGCTCCAGCGGTGTCGAGACGGCCGCGATCGCCGTCGGTGTCGCCGCGGGTCTGGAGGACCTCGACGTCGACCTGACGATGCAGTCCCTGCACATGCAGTGCCGGACGCCGTCGGGGCAGACGATCTCGCGGCTGCGGGTGGTGCGCCAGCCACGGCAGGACTTCGCCCGTCTGGCGATGGTGCACGCCCTCGTCGACGACCTGATCTCCGGGGACATCGACGTCGAGCAGGCCGACGCGAAGATCAAGGAGATCAACACGACGCGTCGGACGTGGTCGCGCTGGGTGGTCGCCCTCGGTGAGGGGAGCGTCGCCGGTGGCGTCGCACTCATCCTCGGCGCCAGCATCCTGGGTGTGCTGCTGGCGATGCTCTCCGGCGTGCTCATCATCATGCTCGCCGGGTGGGTCGCGCGGATCGACCTCCCGGACTTCTACCTGGGCGCGCTGGGCGGGGCGCTGGCCACGGTGATCGCCTTCCTCGCCTACGTGTACGGACCGATCAACGGCGCGGACTTCGCCTTCGTCGTCGCCGGTGGGATCGTCGCCCTGCTGCCCTCACGCACCCTGACATCGGCCACGGAGGACCTCCTCTCGGGCTTCCCGGTGACCGGCACGGCACGGTTGTTCGCCGTGATGTTCCACACCCTCGGTCTGATCATCGGTGTGGCCAGCGGCCTGGGGATCAGCCTGCAGCTGGCCGTCGCGCTCGAGCTCGGCTTCGAGCCCCCGGGGATCGACAAGCTCGCGTGGGCCTCGGCCCCCGTCCCGATCGTCATCGGGGGCGCGGTCTTCATCGGCTTCGCCGGTGCGCTCACCCTGCAGAACAATCCGCGGATGCTCCCGCCCGCCGCCATCCTGTGTGCGCTCGGCGTGACCGTCGCGCTGGCCTCCACGGATGCGGGCCTGGGCCGCGTGACGTCCACCGGGCTCGCGGCCGTGGTCATCGGCTTCTTCGCGCGACTGATCGCCCTGCGGATGGACTCCCCGCCCATCACCCTCTTCGTGCCCGCGTCCTTCGGCCTGTATCCCGGTCTCGGGATCTTCATCGGGCTGTACCACCTGACGAGCTCGGCGGGTGGGTACAACCTCGAAGGGGGTCTGGTCTCGGTCTTCTCCTCGCTCGGCGTGATCATGGCGATCGCGACGGGAGCGACGTTGGGGGACAGGCTCGCGACGCCACTCGACGCACCCGTTGCCCAGCGGCGGAAGCAGGCGGTGGAGGCCGAGAGCGACCGGCGCACGGACGAGGGCTGGGAGATCGTCTAG
- a CDS encoding transglycosylase family protein produces MFYSPKHATAVAASPTRRRIAGVAVAGATAAVGSIATASSANAATSSGVWDRVAQCESGGNWSINTGNGFYGGLQFTTSTWQAFGGGQYAPNAHQATKAQQIEVAQKTLQAQGPGAWPVCSVEAGLTTANGMTGGSSAPAPEPAPEPAPAPAPQQAQERPADQGASRSAERSGAGLAVDGIFGPNTKAAVEKWVGGSVDSDLSSDDIKALQGALGVTQDGVVGPITTSALQAHVGATQDGIWGPKTTAALQQHLNG; encoded by the coding sequence ATGTTCTACTCCCCCAAGCACGCCACGGCCGTTGCCGCCTCCCCGACCCGCCGGCGGATCGCCGGTGTCGCGGTTGCAGGTGCCACCGCAGCCGTCGGCTCCATCGCCACCGCCTCCAGCGCGAACGCCGCGACGTCCAGCGGCGTCTGGGACCGTGTCGCCCAGTGCGAGAGCGGCGGCAACTGGTCGATCAACACCGGCAACGGCTTCTACGGCGGCCTGCAGTTCACCACCTCCACCTGGCAGGCCTTCGGTGGCGGCCAGTACGCCCCGAACGCGCACCAGGCCACCAAGGCCCAGCAGATCGAGGTCGCCCAGAAGACGCTGCAGGCGCAGGGTCCCGGCGCGTGGCCCGTGTGCTCCGTCGAGGCCGGCCTGACCACGGCCAACGGCATGACCGGCGGCTCCTCCGCCCCGGCCCCCGAGCCCGCCCCGGAGCCGGCCCCCGCCCCGGCCCCGCAGCAGGCGCAGGAGCGTCCCGCTGACCAGGGCGCCTCCCGCAGCGCCGAGCGCAGCGGCGCCGGCCTCGCCGTCGACGGCATCTTCGGCCCGAACACCAAGGCCGCCGTCGAGAAGTGGGTCGGTGGCAGCGTCGACAGCGACCTGAGCTCGGACGACATCAAGGCCCTGCAGGGCGCGCTCGGCGTGACCCAGGACGGCGTCGTCGGCCCGATCACGACCAGCGCGCTCCAGGCGCACGTCGGTGCGACGCAGGACGGCATCTGGGGTCCGAAGACCACCGCCGCGCTGCAGCAGCACCTCAACGGCTGA
- a CDS encoding transglycosylase family protein, whose protein sequence is MFSTNDFPDQPTSRRGRRFKVAGATITMGALAAGGVVVATGAGASGTVWDRMADCESSGNWSISTGNGYYGGLQFSFQTWKGFGGQKYAYTADRATKGQQIEIAQEVLKVQGPGAWPVCSVRAGLTVANGLAVDPYSGQERASRDSERTTISGELAVDGIRGPKTNAAIEKWVGQSQDGNLGWHDRAALQAKLGVNRDGIVGPVTTSALQRKVGADVDGVWGPQTTTRLQSFLNKYVL, encoded by the coding sequence ATGTTCAGCACCAACGACTTCCCCGATCAGCCGACATCGCGTCGTGGCCGTCGGTTCAAGGTTGCCGGCGCCACCATCACCATGGGCGCGCTCGCTGCGGGCGGGGTCGTCGTCGCGACCGGCGCCGGCGCGTCCGGCACCGTCTGGGACCGCATGGCCGACTGCGAGTCGTCGGGCAACTGGAGCATCAGCACCGGCAACGGCTACTACGGCGGCCTGCAGTTCTCCTTCCAGACGTGGAAGGGCTTCGGTGGCCAGAAGTACGCCTACACCGCCGACCGCGCCACCAAGGGCCAGCAGATCGAGATCGCCCAGGAGGTCCTCAAGGTCCAGGGCCCGGGCGCCTGGCCGGTCTGCTCCGTGCGGGCGGGCCTGACGGTCGCCAACGGCCTCGCGGTGGACCCGTACAGCGGCCAGGAGCGCGCCTCGCGCGACTCCGAGCGCACTACCATCTCCGGCGAGCTCGCCGTCGACGGCATCCGCGGACCGAAGACCAACGCCGCCATCGAGAAGTGGGTCGGCCAGTCCCAGGACGGCAATCTCGGCTGGCACGACCGCGCCGCCCTCCAGGCCAAGCTCGGGGTCAACCGCGACGGCATCGTCGGTCCGGTCACGACCAGCGCTCTCCAGCGCAAGGTCGGCGCGGACGTCGACGGCGTCTGGGGCCCGCAGACGACCACGCGCCTGCAGAGCTTCCTCAACAAGTACGTCCTCTGA
- a CDS encoding tyrosine-type recombinase/integrase: MTTASGTAYKSRAWFRGFDGRRRRMERWGTSQAASQRALATALQDAATAGVGRLTARDTLDEAVRQWLDDLEQLVRMDQRSPGTVQTYRRQWKRSVSPALGNLRLGEVTTPVVDRFLVDLHERVGPATSRTARAVISGAMGRAVREGAIRFNPTREVRRLSTAPRRRPRALTEQERAAWFLAVTRDPRAVSRDLPDLCAFMLATGLRLGEVVAVLWSEIDLEEGAVDVTSTLIRVTGQGVIRKATKSSAGQRRLPLPQWCVAMLRRRAEVGVGPDEPVFGTIDGGFREPRTVSRWLHEVRADSDLEWVTSHAWRKTTASILDGSGVTARIIADQLAHSRVSMTQDVYLGRGEQDPRVLAALEAANPRPPSLPQSGGESGGLDDVEGGD; this comes from the coding sequence GACGGTCGCCGCCGTCGCATGGAGCGTTGGGGTACATCGCAAGCGGCGTCTCAGCGTGCTTTGGCCACCGCGTTGCAGGACGCCGCGACGGCCGGCGTGGGTCGGCTGACAGCGCGAGACACCTTGGACGAGGCGGTGCGGCAATGGCTGGACGACCTGGAGCAGCTGGTGCGGATGGATCAGCGGTCACCGGGCACGGTGCAGACCTACCGACGGCAGTGGAAGCGCAGTGTCTCTCCTGCCCTGGGCAATCTGCGGCTGGGCGAGGTGACCACGCCGGTCGTGGACCGCTTCCTGGTCGACCTGCACGAGCGGGTCGGGCCGGCGACCTCGCGTACGGCCCGTGCGGTGATCTCCGGCGCGATGGGCCGCGCGGTGCGCGAGGGCGCGATTCGCTTCAACCCGACCCGGGAGGTTCGCCGCCTGAGCACTGCCCCGCGTCGTCGGCCACGGGCGCTGACCGAGCAGGAGCGGGCGGCGTGGTTCCTCGCGGTGACCCGTGACCCACGTGCGGTCTCGCGTGACCTGCCGGACCTGTGCGCCTTCATGCTGGCCACAGGTCTGCGGCTCGGCGAGGTCGTCGCGGTCCTGTGGTCGGAGATCGACCTGGAGGAGGGCGCCGTGGACGTTACCTCGACGCTGATCCGGGTGACCGGGCAGGGCGTCATCCGCAAGGCCACGAAGTCGTCCGCCGGGCAGCGCCGTCTCCCCCTTCCGCAGTGGTGCGTGGCGATGCTGCGGCGGCGCGCTGAGGTCGGGGTCGGCCCGGACGAGCCGGTCTTCGGCACGATCGACGGGGGCTTTCGTGAGCCGCGCACGGTCAGCCGCTGGCTTCACGAGGTCCGCGCGGACAGTGACCTGGAGTGGGTGACCTCGCACGCATGGCGCAAGACGACGGCCAGCATCCTCGACGGGTCGGGCGTGACCGCGCGGATCATCGCCGACCAGCTCGCCCACTCACGGGTGTCCATGACCCAGGACGTCTACCTCGGGCGCGGCGAGCAGGATCCGCGGGTGCTCGCGGCGCTCGAAGCGGCGAACCCACGGCCCCCTTCGCTACCCCAAAGTGGAGGCGAAAGTGGAGGCTTGGACGACGTAGAGGGCGGTGACTGA